The proteins below are encoded in one region of Vulpes lagopus strain Blue_001 chromosome 10, ASM1834538v1, whole genome shotgun sequence:
- the KCNJ5 gene encoding G protein-activated inward rectifier potassium channel 4: MAGDSRNAMNQDMEIGVTPRDPKKIPKQARDYIPIATDRTRLLAEGKKPRQRYMEKSGKCNVHHGNVQETYRYLSDLFTTLVDLKWRFNLLVFTMVYTITWLFFGFIWWLIAYIRGDLDHVGDQEWIPCVENLSGFVSAFLFSIETETTIGYGFRVITEKCPEGIILLLVQAILGSIVNAFMVGCMFVKISQPKKRAETLMFSNNAVISMRDEKLCLMFRVGDLRNSHIVEASIRAKLIKSRQTKEGEFIPLNQTDINVGFDTGDDRLFLVSPLIISHEINEKSPFWEMSRAQLDQEEFEVVVILEGMVEATGMTCQARSSYMDTEVLWGHRFTPVLTLEKGFYEVDYNTFHDTYETNTPSCCAKELAQMRREGRLLPSLPSPPLPGGCAGAEPAPQAEQGGEDEPEGLSGSRGNRDSV, encoded by the exons ATGGCTGGCGATTCTAGGAATGCTATGAACCAGGATATGGAGATTGGAGTCACTCCCAGGGACCCAAAGAAGATTCCCAAACAGGCCCGCGATTACATCCCCATTGCCACAGACCGCACTCGCCTGCTGGCTGAAGGCAAGAAGCCCCGCCAGCGCTACATGGAAAAGAGTGGCAAGTGCAACGTCCACCATGGCAACGTGCAAGAGACCTACCGGTACCTGAGCGACCTCTTCACCACCCTGGTGGACCTCAAATGGCGCTTCAACCTGCTTGTCTTCACTATGGTCTATACCATCACATGGCTGTTCTTTGGTTTCATCTGGTGGCTGATTGCTTACATCCGGGGTGATCTGGACCATGTTGGCGACCAAGAGTGGATTCCTTGTGTTGAAAACCTCAGTGGCTTTGTGTCTGCCTTCCTGTTCTCCATTGAGACTGAAACCACCATCGGGTATGGCTTTCGGGTGATCACAGAGAAGTGTCCAGAGGGCATCATACTCCTGTTGGTCCAGGCCATCCTCGGCTCCATCGTCAATGCCTTCATGGTGGGGTGCATGTTTGTCAAGATCAGTCAGCCAAAGAAGAGAGCAGAAACCCTCATGTTTTCCAACAACGCGGTCATCTCCATGCGGGACGAGAAGCTCTGCCTCATGTTCCGGGTGGGCGACCTCCGCAACTCCCACATCGTGGAGGCCTCCATCCGCGCCAAGCTCATCAAGTCCCGGCAGACCAAAGAAGGGGAGTTCATCCCCCTGAACCAGACGGACATTAACGTGGGCTTCGACACTGGGGATGACCGTCTCTTCCTGGTGTCTCCACTCATCATCTCCCATGAGATCAACGAGAAGAGCCCTTTCTGGGAGATGTCTCGGGCCCAGCTGGATCAAGAGGAGTTCGAAGTCGTGGTCATTCTAGAAGGGATGGTGGAGGCAACAG GCATGACTTGCCAGGCGCGGAGCTCCTACATGGATACGGAGGTGCTCTGGGGCCACCGGTTCACGCCCGTCCTCACGCTGGAGAAGGGCTTCTACGAGGTGGACTACAACACCTTCCACGACACCTACGAGACCAACACGCCCAGCTGCTGCGCCAAGGAGCTGGCCCAGATGAGGCGCGAAGGCCGGCTCCTCCCAAGTCTCCCCAGCCCGCCCCTGCCGGGGGGCTGTGCAGGCGCAGAGCCGGCCCCGCAGGCCGAGCAGGGGGGCGAGGACGAGCCTGAGGGCCTGAGCGGCTCCCGGGGGAACAGGGACTCCGTGTGA